The region ACCCCGGCGTCTGGGCGCGTAGGGGCGCACAGCGTGCGCCCGGAGGGTTGGGGGTGGGCCCGAGGGCGGGCGCACGCTGTGCGCCCCTACGGGTGAAACGGCCGTATTCCCGAGCTCTCAGCCGCGACGCGAACCCACACGGATCGGAACAGAGCCGATCGCAGCCGCGCGCCCGCCAGGCTGCGCCCGGCGACGGGGCACCAGGTCTCGAGAACAGGAAGGGGCCAGGGCCATCCGCGGTTTTCAGCGGCGATCCCGCGGGGAGACGGTCAGTCCTCCCGCATCACGAGGACCGAGCAAGGGGCGTGGCGCGCCACCTGCTCCGAGACACTGCCGAGCAGGAAGCGGTGGAACCGATCGGCAAGGCTCTGGCCGTGGGCCCCCACCACCACGAGGTCGGCACGGACTTCTTCGGCCTGCTCCAGGAGCCGTGCGGCGGGGTACCCCCGCAGGATGGCCGTCTCGGCCCCGCGGCCGGAAGCGAGAAACGCCTCCTTGAGCTCGCCCAGCTCTCGGAGCGCCGAGCCCTCGTCGACCCCGGGCGAGACCCACACGGGCTCCCGCCGCGGGGCCTCGGAGTCGAGCACCGGCAGGACGATCGTCAAGAGGACCTCGGGGTGGGCCGGCAAGGGAAAGCGCAGGAGTTGGGTCGCCGCGGTCCGGGATGAGGGCGCCCCGTCGTAGCCCAGAATCACCTGTCGAATGGGCCTGTGCCCCCGGCGGGCGACGAGCACCGAACACGGAGCGTGGCGGGTGACCCGCGCCGCGACGCTCCCCCATCCGAACCGCACCAGACCTGAGGTCCCGGTGGCACCCACCGCCAGGAGAGACGCCCCGATCTCCCCGCAGGCTGCCAGGATCTCCTCGTCCGGGTAACCCTCGCGCACCATGGGCTCGACGTGGGCGCGCGTGCCCGCCAGGTCTTCCCGGGCGGCCGCCAGCACCTCCCCGACTGCGGGCGCATCTCGCCGCGAGGCGACGGCAAGCAGGGTGATCCGGTCGTCGGGCGTCAGGGGCAGGCCGGCCAGCACCCCTCCCGCCTCGCGGGCGGCAGGGGAGCCGTCTGTGGCGTAAACGATCGTCACGATGTTCCCTTTCCGGCGGCAAGAGGTCACCCCGGTGCCCCTTACCAGATCAGGTCGCTCCGGAGCGAAGCAGCAGACCCGCCACGTTGAAGTAGAAGAGAAGAGTGGCCACGTCGGCCAAGGCGAGCACCACGGGCCCGGCAGCGATCTTGGGGTCCCGCCCCGACGCATGGATGGCGGTGGGCAGGGCCACGCCGAGGAGGCACGCGGTCACCATGGAGAGGCAGATGCTCGCAGCGATGGCGGCGGCCACGGCGAGCTGCCCTTTCCAGATCCACGCGATGGCACCGACCGTACCGCCCGCAGCGAGACCCAGCAGCACGGCGATGGCAAACTCGGCGCCGAGGGCCTGGGCGAAGCCCCGGCGGGTCACCCCCTGCCCCGCGAAACCTTGGAGCGTAATGGTCATGGACTGGATGCTCACGCTCTCCGCCAGGGCCAGCACCACGGGGATGAAGAGGGCGAGCACGATCACGGTATCGAGGAGGGGCTCGTACAGCCCGGCCACGAGGGCGCACACGATGCCGCCCCCGATATTGGCCAGGAGCCACGGGAACCGGTCTCGGAATCGGGCCCAGGGCGAACCCCGGCGGGAGAGGGCCAGGTGCACGCCGATGAGCTGGAAGGCGGCCTCGGCCGAGCTCGCCTCGGCCGCATCGAAGAAGCCTTCGGCGAACATGCCCACGTCGACGATGCCCAGCAGGCGCTTTTCGTCGTCGACCACGGGAAAGGCCAGGAAGCGGTACAGCGTGAAGAACTCGCAAGCGTCCAGGACCGTGGCGGAGGCGGGGAGCGTCACGAGCCGAGTCACCATCAGCTCCCCGATCTTCGCGTCGAGCGGGTTCATCAGGAGGCGCCGCGTCGGTACGATGCCCTGCAAACGGTCTTCCTCGTCCAGGACGTAGAAGTAGACGATCTTCTCCGCCAGGGCCTGGGTCCGCAGGGATGCCAACGCCTCTTCCACCGTCTGGCCGGCGCGAAGGATCGGGTAGTCCTGCCGCAGGTGCTCCCGCAGGGAGTCGCCCAGGTGCTGGTGCGTGAGAACGTGGCTCACTTTGGCACAGCCCTCCCGCGTGCCCGGCTGACCCCCCAGCGGGAACCGCCGTCTCGTCCCGGGCTCCTCGGCCGAGGGGCCGGGGCATCGGGTCCGGCGCCGGCCCCGCGGCGAGCCTGCGCGGGCCCTGGCAGCACGCGCTTCGTCAAACCCCCACAGGTCGGTGGCACACGTCCCCTCCCCCGCACAGGCCGTCCACGTCGTGGGCGGCTCCCGCCACCACCAGCCGGTCGCCGGTCCGCAGCACCTCGCCGGGCTCGGGGGCGGTGAGCCGTTCCTCCCCCCGCTGGATGCCGATCACGTTGACCCCGTGCCGGCCCCGCAGGTCGATCTCGGCGAGGGAGCGGCCCGCCCAGGTCGAGCCCTCGGACACGGCCACCTCACCGATGCGAAACGGCGTGGGCTGCGCCTCCTCGAAGGCGGTGGCCTGCAAGGCCTCCCGCGCCCGCGCCAGGGCGTCCGGGGCGCCCACGAGCACGAGCCGGTCCCCCGGGAAGACCTGGAAGTCGGGCCCCAGGTCGAAGAGGCTTCGGCCGGCCCGGTCCACGGCGATGATCGACGCGCCCGTGCGGGACCGCAGCGCCAAATCCTTGATGCACCGGCCGGCCGCGAGGGAGTCGCTCCCCACCCGCACTTCGTCCAGGGTGACTCCCCAGGGGTGGGCCGCCTGGATGTGGTCGGCGGCCCCGCCCAGGGCGTCCACCGCCTGCTCGGCGGCATCGGCGAAAGGAAAGAGCACCCGGTCGGCACCGGATTGCTGGAAGAGCCGCGCCTCCGCTGCGCTGTGGGCGGTGAGCACCACCTTGCCCCGGTAGCCGTGGGCCTGAAGGGATCGGAGCAGCGTGAGGTTGGCCTCGCGCCCAGGGGCGGCGCTCACCACCAACCGGGCGCCGGCCAGGGGCAGGTGCTCCAGGATGTCCGGGTCCTCGGAGTCGCCGTACCGGACGGGCAGGCCTTCCGCCTGGCACTCGGCCACCGCCTCGGGGTCGAAGTCCACCCCGAGCACCTGCTTGCCCCGCCGCAGAAGGTTCTTGGCGATGTTGCGGCCGTAGCGGCCGAGGCCGAAGAGGATCACCTCGGCCCCCGCGCCGCCGGGGCTGTCCTCGGCCTGCTCCCGGTGGGGGACGTGCCGCTCGAAGATCCCCAGGAGGGGGGAAAGCCGGTTGTAGAGCGGGTAGGAGTAGAGGATCAGGTAGGTGGAGAGCCCGATGGTCACGAGCCCCACCAGGGTCAGGAGCCCCATGGCCTCCTGGCTCAGGTGCCCCAGGCTCACGCCCATGGCGCCGAGAATCAGGGAGAACTCGCTGATCTGGGCCACGGTGAGGCCCGCCAGGAACCCGGTGCGCTTGCGGTACCCCATGAACCCCATGATCGCCATGACGATGAGGGGGTTGCCCACTAGCACGAAGACCGAGAAGACCGCCGCGGGCCCCAGTTGGGCCCCCAGCAGCGAGAGGTCGAGCCTCGCCCCCAGGTCGATGAAGAAGAAGAGGAGCAGGAAGTCCCGCAGGCTCACCAAGCGGGATGCGATGGCCTCCCGGTAGGGGGTCGAAGCCAGCGAGATGCCCGCGAGGAATGCTCCCACCTCCTTGCTGAATCCCAGGGTGTCGCCCAGGGCTGCGAGGAGCACCGCCCAGGCGATCGCCGAGAGCACCAGGAGCTCCTGGGAGCGGGCGAGCCGGTCCAGCAGGGGCGGGAGCACGTAGCGCATGAGGAGGCCCACCACCCCCAGGAACGCGAGGCCCACGCCCGCAACCCGCAGGCCTTCCCGGAGCATCCCCCCCTCGCCGCCCGGGGCGGCTCCGAGGGCCGTAAGGCCGATGAGCGCGAGCACCGCCGCCACGTCCTGCACGATGAGGAACCCCAGGGCGATGCGCCCGTGAAGGGCGTCGATCTCGCGCTTGTCGGAGAGGAGCTTGACGATGATGATCGTGCTCGAGAAGGTGAGCCCCACGGCCAGGTAGAGGGCCTCCACCGTCCCCATCCCGAACCCCAGGGCGATGAGGAACCCGAAGAGCGAGGTGAAGAGCACCTGCCCGAGGCCCGTCGCCAGCGCCACGGGGCCCGTGGTGCGGATGAGGTGGAGATCGAGCTTCAGACCCACCACGAAGAGCAGGAGCGCGATGCCGAGCTCCGCCAGGAGCTCGATCTGCTCGTGGGCCGAGACGAGATCGAGCCCCGAGGGTCCCACCAGCACCCCGACCCCGATGAATGCCACGATCAGGGGCTGGCGCAGCTGGGTGGCCAGGGCGCCGATGACGGCGCTCACCACGAGGATCGCGGTCATCTCGAGGAAGAGGCTATCGAACACGAAGGGCATGGTCGCCGTTCCTTCGAAGAGGTGCCGAGGGACGAGGCCCCGCCGGGCCTGGAGCGCGTGGGGAACCCTCGGAAGGGAAATGTCTTCTACTTGGGCCCGGGCCCTCGGTCAAGGAGGAGAGGAGCCCTCGGGTCGGCGCCTCCGCTGCGAGGGAGGCCGGCGCTGCCCCGCTCGCTTCCCGGCGCGGGGCCACCGGGCCGCCGGGCCCAGCCCAGGCAAATCCGCCGCCCAGGGGGGAAGGGGCAGACGACCGGCGCGCGACTTTGCCGCCGCGGGATGTGGCCACGTGCCGGTAAGGCCGATCGCACGAGCTGTAGTCGAGGAGGTAGGCGTGGTCGACGAACGCCAGGGCTGCGCGCAGGTTCGCGGCGGCGCGCGGGTAGAGGGCGCAGATCTTCTCGTCGGGCACTTCGTGGCCACCCGTGGCGACGCGCTGAGCAACTCGGGCCGTACATAGCTCGGGCGACTCCAGCCCGATGTAGATGAGGATCAGGCCGCGGGCACGAACCGGCGCTTCTCGAACCGCCCGGGGGTGCGGGTCCCGTCCGGGTCGATTCGGACCACCAGGCCGGGGTAGTCCGGGTCGCTCCCGTATACCGGCCCCTCGCCCCCTCGCACGCGCCGAAGCGCGGCGCCGCGCCTGGGAGAGGTGGCGAGCCGATCCAAAATGGCGAGAACGGCCTCTCTCTTCGAGCGGTCAGGGAAGGCCGCCGACAGGTCCGGGACTCGCTTGAGGGCCAGGACGTCGGGATGGGGAAGCACCGCCTCCACCGCCTGGCCGAGGCGGGCCCAGTGCTCTACCTGGGCCGCGATCGAGCGTTGGCTCGCCTCGGACTCGGCTCGCGCCGCCGTGACCAGCTCGTCCGACAACTTGACCGGCATGCCCATGGCCGCCTCCGGAACGGGGGTGCGGGTAGCAAAATACTACCCGGCGGCGGACGCAGCAAGGGCCGGACTTCCCCTCAGAACGTCCAGGGCAGGGCGCGGTACCCGAAGGCTAAGATGAGGGTGCCGAGCACGCACAGGGCCAGGTAGAGGAAGAAGACCCGCTTGTGGAACATGGTGAGGAAGACCCCCATCACCGGGAGCGCCGTCACCGGCCCCCCCACCAGCATGGCGATGCCGGGGCCCTTGGCCAGGCCCAGCGCCTCGCCGGGGTCCGGGAGGTAGAAGCCGAAGAGCATCGACGCGGCGGTGACCTGTGGCAGGTGCAGGGGCACCGTGGCGAAGGTCAGCGCGAGGATGGGCCAGGCGCCCTGCCCTTCGAGCAGGCTCACCACCCACTCCCGGGGGATGAACTGGAGCGCCACCACCTCGATGACGATGCCCACCAGGGCGAACTTGCCGATGCGCAGCCCCCCCTCCCACACCCGGGCGAGGAACACCAGCACCGGGTTGTGGGTGCACCGGTCCACGCGGTGGGAGAGCTGCCGGCCGCACTCGCACCGGAGCTCCTCCACGGGGTAGTCGGGGTCGTGGAAGTTCCCCTCCGGGAGCTTCTGCCGGAAGATCGCGTCCTCGGAAAAGCCCCGGGGGCGCAGCCACAAGGTCACGTAGCCCGCGAAGAGCGAGAGCAGGAGCGCGCACACCAGCACCACGTTGGCCCACCCCAGCCCCAGCATGCCCGAGAGCATCGCGTAGGAGGCCGGGCTCATGAGGGGCGAGGCCACGAGCAGCGCGACGGCGGGGGCGAGCGGCAGACCCGCCACGAGCAGCGAGATGACCAGCGGCAGCGTCGCGCAGGCGCACAGGGGGCTCGCGAGCCCCAGGAGAGTGGCCACGGGGATGGTGAAGGGTCCGAACCGGCCCAGGACCTTCCGGAGCTTCACGTGCCACTTGAGTGTCCGGATGGTGGCCTCCATCAGGACTCCCACCAGCAGGTAGGGGAGGATGTAGACAAGCTCCTTGCCGAGATTGCGCAAGAGCTCCAGAAACTCCCGAAGGAAACCTTCCACGTCTTACCTCTCCTCGATGTGCATCGGGTAGGGGCGCCTCGCCCAGGCGCCCGGCCACGGGTTGCGCGCGTCGACTGGCGCGGCCCCCCTCCTACGGAGGCAACGGGCCGGGGTTGCACGCCTCGCGGAGCCGCGTGAGACCTGGATCGTCGGCCCCGGCCTCGAGGTCGCGGCCGCATTGTGGCGGTCTCGCGGCCGCCCGGCAAGGTCTCCCCCTTTGACGGTGAGCTCTCCTTCCTGCTAAAAGGATCGTCCGACGCGGGCAGGCGCGAGGGCGCAGCCCGGTCGGGAGGCGCCGTGTACGGGTTGGACCAGCAGGTGCTCCGGGTGGACGTGGGGGGGATGCCCCTGGAGTGGATCGACTACCAGGAGGCGGTGCGGCTGCACCACCTGGGGCGGGTCTGCTACTGCCTCGGGACGCTGCTCTACCGCCTGCGGGGCGGGGTCAACGCCCGCACCGGCCGGCGGAGCGCGGTGGAGGTCACCTCGATCCTCGCCACCACCGGCGACCGGCGGGCCGGGCTCCGCGGCGTCTACGAGCCCCCCCTCTCCAACGCCACGCTCTTTCGGCGCGACGCCCAGCTCTGCCTCTACTGCGGCGTGCCGTTTCCCCCCCGGGAGCTCTCCCGCGACCACGTGACCCCGCTGAGCCGGGGCGGCCGGGACTATTGGAACAACGTGGTGACCGCCTGCAAGCGCTGCAACAACCACAAGGCGGGCCGCACCCCCGAAGAAGCCGGGCTGGAGCTTCTGGCCGTTCCCTTCACCCCCACCCGGGCCGAGTACGTCTACCTCCAGGGCAAGCGCATCCTCGCCGACCAGATGGAGTTCCTCCGCACCCACTTCCCCCGCACCAGCCCCCTGCACCGCCGCCTGGCGCAAGCCGGGCGGGTGACGGGTGACGGGTGACGGGTGACGGGTGAAGGGTGAAGGGTGAAGAGTGAAGGGTCACGGGTCACGGGTGACGGGTCACGGGTGACACGTGAAGGGGGAAGAGGCCGAGCCGTTGAGCCGCCTTGATTCCAGCGGATCGCTGCATGCTGACCGGTTCTCTGCCCCCCAGCCCCCAGCCCCCTGCCCCCCAGCCCCCAGCCCCCAGCCCCCAGCCCCCAGCCCCCAGCCCCCAGCCCCCTGCCCCCTGCCCCCTGCCAGTCCTCTGGCCCCATTCTTGCTTGGAAAGTGCTCGACGTAGGGTCAGCGTAGGGTCACGTCCCGCGGTGTGCCGGCCGATACGGTATGAGCTCGCGGGATCGGAGCGAAGGGGCGCTCTGGGGCCTGCGCCATTTCACACACCGGAGCCGCCCCGAGGCGGCCCCAGACCCAGCCAACCCATCCGGAGGTTGTCCCATGCACCGCAGTGCCGCTCTCCTCGTTGCGGCCCTCACCCTGGCCTGGGCCCTTCCGGCCCATGCGCTCAAGCTCGTGGCGCCGGTCGACAAGACCGTGGTGCAGGGTGCTTCGGTGCTGGTGCACGGGTTCGGCCAGCAGGGCTCCGAGGTGCGGGTTCGGGTCGAAGGCGGGGGCAAGGCGAGCGAAGCCTCGGCCCGCCTGGAAGCGGGTTCCATCGTGGAGATCAAGGTCCCCCTCTCTCCCGGGCTCAACCGCATCACCGTGGGCCGCGAGACCCGCGAGGTGTTCCGGGCAATGGGGGCGGAGCCCGCGCCCCCCGGTTTTCGTCCCCAGCGCATCCACGGCGGAGACATATCCCGGTGTTCCTCCTGCCACGAAGCCGACCAGTCCCTTCGGGCCGGGGGCTACCCCGGGGTCTGCCTGAGCTGCCACGAGGTGAGCTCCGCCAACCCGGCCCACCGGGAGGGGCCCGAGCGAAACCTCCACTTCCGGGCCAACATCTCCCGCTGCAACCGCTGTCACGACGCCCACGCAGCCCCCGAACGCAAGCTCCTCAAGGGGGCCGCCCAGGATCTGTGCACGGCGTGCCACCCCGGCTTTGCCGCCGGCGACGGTACCCACGCCGCGTACGACGAAGGCGGGTGCGCCGCGTGTCACGACCCCCACTTCTCCGGTTTTCCCAAGATCCTCACCGGCGCCATGCCGGGGCCCTGCGAGGCGTGCCACGACCAGGGCAAGGGGGCCACCGGGGTGACGCTCCACGCGCGGGTGGGAGGGGAGCGCGCGTGCAGCACGTGCCACGACCCCCACGGCCGGCAGAGCCGCCTGCTGCGTCAAGGAGCAGAAGCCTTGTGCACCTCGTGCCACGCCGAGGTGACGAAGAAAGGGCACGGGCGCGAGCTCTCGGACTGTACGGCCTGCCACGATCCCCACGCCGCCATGGGGTCGGGCCTCGTGCGCAAGGATGTGGGCGAGCGCTGCGCCGAGTGCCACGACGACGTGGCGAAGGGAAAGACGATCCACGCGCCGGTGGTCCAGGGCTGTCGCGGGTGTCACAGCCCCCACCGGGACGAGGGAACCTCCGCCGCCGCGACCCGATGCGGCGCGTGCCACGATCCGGCCCGCAACCCCCAGATGGCGAGCCTCCACGGGGGTCTCGTCCTGGCTCCGGAGACCTGCGCCACCTGCCACCCGCCCCACGCCTCGCCCACCAACCGGCTGGTGCGGGGGACGCTCCACTTCCCCCTCACCCAGGGCAAGTGCTCTGCCTGTCACGGGAAGGGTTCCGGGCAGGGGTTGAAGGCGAGCGAGGCGGTGCAGGCGTGCCGGGTCTGCCACCCCTTCGAGAGGACCATGGCGGCCCAGGGGGAGCGAATCCACGAGCCCGTGGCCGACGGCGAGTGCATGGCGTGCCACGACCCGCACCTGTCGGCGCGCAAGGGACTCCTCCGAGCCTCGGAGGCCCGGGTTTGCGGGGAGTGCCACAGCGTGTCCCAGACGGGAGAAGGACGCAAGGACCACTCGGCCGCGCAGGACTGCACCGCCTGCCACCGGCCCCACGGGGGAGGTGAGAAGAAGTTCCTCGCCGCCCGCCCTTCCGCCCTGTGCGCCGGCTGTCACGACGTGCCCGAGCAGGGCGCGTCCCATACCCACGCCGCCCTGGACGAGGGGTGCCTCCACTGCCACGATCCCCACGGGGGATTTTCCGGCGCCTCCCTGCGGATGCCCGAGAGGGATCTGTGCGTGGAGTGCCACGACAGCCCCCCGCCGGGCCATTCCTACGCGGCGGACGAGAAGTGCTCCACCTGCCACGAGCCCCACGCATCCCCCAACCCGCACCTGCTCCGGGGGGAGCGCAGCGCCGCCGCGCCGGTCCCGGAGCCCGCGGTCCGGTAGGGGAGGGGGCATTTTCCAGGGTACCGCTAGAGGAGACCCATGGGACCTATGGGACGCATGGGACCTATGGGAGGGAAACCTCCGTCACCCGTCACCCGTCACCCGTCACGCTCCACGTCTCACGCCCCAGGACGGCATCCACTTCCAGGCCGGTGCCGCGGGGGTCCACGACCTGGATGATCGTGCGGGCGTGGGGCGCCTCTCCCCGGGGGTCGGGGTCCCGCAGGTCCACGTCGGTGGGCCGCCGCAGGGGGATGCCGCGGGCGGATCGGGCCAGCCGCACCCAGGGGCGAAGCAGGCTGTCCCGGTTCTGCCGCACCACGATCCCCACCTCGCCGGTGGAGAGGTGCACCGCGGTGCCCACGGGGTAGATCCCCACGCACTGGATGAACTTCTGCACGTACACGGGGTGGAAGTGGGTCCCGGCCCAGCCATAGAGCCTGCGCAGGGCGTGGGTGGACGCCATCCCCTTCTGGTAGGGCCGGTCGGTGGTCATGGCGTCGTAGACGTCGGCGATCGCGGTGATGAGGCCAAACTTTCCCACGCCGGCGCCCGTGAGGCACCGGGGATAGCCGGTCCCGTCGTAACGCTCGTGGTGGCCCAGGGGCACGGCGGCACAGTCTTCGGGGATCGAGCCGGACTCCAGCAGGATGCGGGCCCCGTGGAGGGAGTGGGTCTTCACCACCTCGTACTCCCGCGAGTCCAGGGGGCCCTGCTTCTGCACGAGCCCCCCGGGAAGCCGCACCTTGCCCAGATCGTGCAGGAGGGCTCCGATGCCCAGGCGCTGGAGCTCCCGGTCGAGGATGCCCAGCTGTACCCCCAGGTTCAGGGCGAGCACCGCCACGTTGAGGCTGTGGTGAAACGTGTACTCGTCGAAGCTCTTGAGGCGCGCCAGGCTCAGCATGGCGTCGCGGTTGCGAAAGATCGACGCGATCAGGTCGCCCACGGTGCGGTCGGCCACCTCCCCGTCGGCCCGGCGCCCCCGGCCCACCTCACCGAATTGCCGCTCCACCGAGGACTTGGCTTCGTCGTAGAGCTCGCGGGCCCGCCGGTACTCGGCCTCGAAGGGGACCGGGGCGGGGACGGGCTCCGGCTCCGCCGGCTCGAGCACTTCTTCCCGCATCCGGGCGCCGAGCTCCCGCTCGGCTTCCTCGGCGGCCACCGCCTTGCCGCTGTCGGCACCCCGCGCCGTGTCGATGTATACCTCGGTCATCCTGCACCGGAGCATCTGCTCGACGTCGCGGGCGCTGCGCACGGTGATGCGGTTGGGGAAGAAGGGGTGCAGGAGCCAGGGCGTGTTGAAGTCGGCCACGAACATCCCGGGCTCGAGGTCTTCCACGCGGATCTTCTTGAGCATTCGTGCATCCCAGGCAGGCGGCCGCTGCGAAGGCAAGAAGCGCCCCCGGTATGCCGCGACGGTGCTCCTGGTCTATCGACCCCAGGGGCAGGTCTCTTGACCCCTGCCGGGGGTGTGGGGCTTTTCAGCGGTTGCCGGTGCACTCTCCGATGCTAGGCTCGAAGCGCTCGGAGCGCGCGACGCGGGGTCGGGACCCGGCAGGGAGGAGAAGCACATGGCACGGCTTGGGAGGGCGGTTCTGCTAGCATCGCTGTTGGCGGCGGGAAGCTGGTTTCTCGGGGCCGGGGGTGGCCATGCCCTGTGCGTGCAGGAGGGAACGGCGGCACCCGACTTCACCCTCGAGACCCTCGAGGGCGGGTCGGTGCGGCTCTCCGCGCTCCGGGGCAAGCCGGTGCTCCTGGTCTTCTGGGCCACCTGGTGCCCCCGCTGCATGGAGCAGCTCGCGTTCCTCCAGGGCCTCCAGACCTCCCTGGGCGACCGGCTCGCCATCCTGGCCGTGAACCAGGAAACCCAGCTCCTCTCGCCGGCCCACGTGGCCAAGCTCCGGGAAGAGCTGCGCGAGCGCGGCATCTCCCTGCCGGTGCCCCTCGACCGGGAGCTCTCGGTGTGGAAGGACTACTGCATCGGGGCCCTGCCCACCACCGTAATCCTCGACCGGGAGGGGATCGTGCGCTTCGCCGAACCCAACTTCTACTGGGCCAGCCGGGAGAAGATCGAAGGAGTGCTGCGCGGGCTGGGTGTGGGGCTGCCCTGAAGGGCGGGTACTGGGGGACGTCTTTGTTCGGGCTCGAACTGGCGAAGCGCCCGGGCCACCAGATCCCCGAGAGCTTCGGGAAAGAGATCGCCGGTGCGCACCTGGATCACTCGCGTTCGCGGCTGCTCGTTGCGCGAGCCGGAGTTTCCTCCCAACGCCGTCACACCCCCTGGACCACGATCTCTGTCTCGGCCACCCCGATCACGTCTCCGCTGATCCAGTGCAGGAACTCCATGGAGACGGGGAAGGTGCCCGGGGCGGTAGGGCGCACCAGGAGGTCCCATCGCTGGGCGGTGGTGAGCTCGAAGGGGACGCCCGACGGCAGGAGAAAAGGGCGGGAGTAGCGGCCGTCGCCGGGGCCGCCCAGGGTGCGGCCGTCCACGGCGATGACCTCGGAGTCGAGGCCGTGAAGGGTGATCCGCAGGACCGCGTAGGACGCGTTGGCCACCCGGGCGAGGAGCGTCTGGCCCGCGGCGAGTTCCGCCGCGACTCCGGGGTTCTCCCCGGCCAGGGGGCTGTTGCGGCTCCAGGGATGGGGTACGCCGGAGATGAGGAAGTACTCGGGGTCCATGTAGTTGAGGCCCGGATCCTCGTCGTCGAAGGGGCAGTCCAGCCCGGCGCTGTGGTGGATGTCGTGCCAGCGGGGGTCGATCTCGTCGGGCACCCACCAGGCCTCCACGTCGTAGGGCACCACCTCCATGGCCCGGCGCGCGAAGCCGGGGCCTTCCGGCGGGTCCACGATCAGCAGGCCGTACATCCCCATCTCGAAGTGGAGCGTGGTGTTCTTGTGGCAGTGGTAGAGGTAGGTGCCCGCGTAGGCGGCGCGCCACTGGTAGTCGTAGCTGCCCGTGACCTCGAAGGAGGTGTGGCCGACCCCGTCGTTGACGGCGGTAGGCTCGATGCCGTGGTGGTGGATGGTGTGGGAGTTGTGGCTCATCTTCCCCGTGGTGTGGACGATCTGCCCCTCCCGAACCCGTATGGCCGCCGAGGGGAAGGAGCGACGCGGGTCCTCGATGAGTGGCGGCAGGGGGTAGGGCCGAAGCACCACCTTGTCCCCGTCCTCGAATCCCCACATGCGCACCTCCCGGCCGTCGGGCATGCGGATGTCCAGGCTGGTGAAGACGTCGCGCACCAGGGCCACGTGGGGCTCCACCCGGTCCGGAGTGGGCGGGGAACCCTCGACCCGCACGTTGCACCCGAACTTCTCGAACATCTCGAGGGTTTCGGGATCGGCGAGATCCAGCTCGTGGTGATGGCGTTCGTTGACGGCGTCGCGGGAGATCACGGGCAGGGCCATGGCGCTCTCCTCCTCTTCCAGGGGTCAGCGAAGCAGCAGGCGCACGCCCGCCCGAACGGCTCCCGTGGCCGGGGAGAACACGGTGACGGCCCCGGCGGCCACCGCCGCCAACGCCCGCCCCTCGAAGGTCCAGGTGCCGTCCCCGAGGACCTCCGTATCCCCCAGGAGGGGCCCCTCCGGGCCGGCTCCCGCGCGCACCTGAAGCACCGTGCCGGCCGCCCCCGAGCTGCGCCCCGCGAGCGCCAGGCGTCCGATCCGCACCCGCAGGTCGGCCCGGTCCACGGCGATGGCCTCGTCCTGGGGGCTCAGGTCGTCCTCGATGACGAAGTCGGTGACCACCCCCTGGGGGTAGTTGCCCCCCGCCGCGGTCTGGGAGAACTCGGTGTGGCAGTGCATGGGGAAGGCCTGCGGGAAGCCTTCCTCCAGGGGCGGCCAGGCCGGCCGGTCCTGGTCGACGACGCGCGC is a window of Thermodesulfobacteriota bacterium DNA encoding:
- a CDS encoding universal stress protein; protein product: MTIVYATDGSPAAREAGGVLAGLPLTPDDRITLLAVASRRDAPAVGEVLAAAREDLAGTRAHVEPMVREGYPDEEILAACGEIGASLLAVGATGTSGLVRFGWGSVAARVTRHAPCSVLVARRGHRPIRQVILGYDGAPSSRTAATQLLRFPLPAHPEVLLTIVLPVLDSEAPRREPVWVSPGVDEGSALRELGELKEAFLASGRGAETAILRGYPAARLLEQAEEVRADLVVVGAHGQSLADRFHRFLLGSVSEQVARHAPCSVLVMRED
- a CDS encoding magnesium transporter, encoding MSHVLTHQHLGDSLREHLRQDYPILRAGQTVEEALASLRTQALAEKIVYFYVLDEEDRLQGIVPTRRLLMNPLDAKIGELMVTRLVTLPASATVLDACEFFTLYRFLAFPVVDDEKRLLGIVDVGMFAEGFFDAAEASSAEAAFQLIGVHLALSRRGSPWARFRDRFPWLLANIGGGIVCALVAGLYEPLLDTVIVLALFIPVVLALAESVSIQSMTITLQGFAGQGVTRRGFAQALGAEFAIAVLLGLAAGGTVGAIAWIWKGQLAVAAAIAASICLSMVTACLLGVALPTAIHASGRDPKIAAGPVVLALADVATLLFYFNVAGLLLRSGAT
- a CDS encoding HNH endonuclease gives rise to the protein MYGLDQQVLRVDVGGMPLEWIDYQEAVRLHHLGRVCYCLGTLLYRLRGGVNARTGRRSAVEVTSILATTGDRRAGLRGVYEPPLSNATLFRRDAQLCLYCGVPFPPRELSRDHVTPLSRGGRDYWNNVVTACKRCNNHKAGRTPEEAGLELLAVPFTPTRAEYVYLQGKRILADQMEFLRTHFPRTSPLHRRLAQAGRVTGDG
- a CDS encoding permease, giving the protein MEGFLREFLELLRNLGKELVYILPYLLVGVLMEATIRTLKWHVKLRKVLGRFGPFTIPVATLLGLASPLCACATLPLVISLLVAGLPLAPAVALLVASPLMSPASYAMLSGMLGLGWANVVLVCALLLSLFAGYVTLWLRPRGFSEDAIFRQKLPEGNFHDPDYPVEELRCECGRQLSHRVDRCTHNPVLVFLARVWEGGLRIGKFALVGIVIEVVALQFIPREWVVSLLEGQGAWPILALTFATVPLHLPQVTAASMLFGFYLPDPGEALGLAKGPGIAMLVGGPVTALPVMGVFLTMFHKRVFFLYLALCVLGTLILAFGYRALPWTF
- a CDS encoding cation:proton antiporter, coding for MPFVFDSLFLEMTAILVVSAVIGALATQLRQPLIVAFIGVGVLVGPSGLDLVSAHEQIELLAELGIALLLFVVGLKLDLHLIRTTGPVALATGLGQVLFTSLFGFLIALGFGMGTVEALYLAVGLTFSSTIIIVKLLSDKREIDALHGRIALGFLIVQDVAAVLALIGLTALGAAPGGEGGMLREGLRVAGVGLAFLGVVGLLMRYVLPPLLDRLARSQELLVLSAIAWAVLLAALGDTLGFSKEVGAFLAGISLASTPYREAIASRLVSLRDFLLLFFFIDLGARLDLSLLGAQLGPAAVFSVFVLVGNPLIVMAIMGFMGYRKRTGFLAGLTVAQISEFSLILGAMGVSLGHLSQEAMGLLTLVGLVTIGLSTYLILYSYPLYNRLSPLLGIFERHVPHREQAEDSPGGAGAEVILFGLGRYGRNIAKNLLRRGKQVLGVDFDPEAVAECQAEGLPVRYGDSEDPDILEHLPLAGARLVVSAAPGREANLTLLRSLQAHGYRGKVVLTAHSAAEARLFQQSGADRVLFPFADAAEQAVDALGGAADHIQAAHPWGVTLDEVRVGSDSLAAGRCIKDLALRSRTGASIIAVDRAGRSLFDLGPDFQVFPGDRLVLVGAPDALARAREALQATAFEEAQPTPFRIGEVAVSEGSTWAGRSLAEIDLRGRHGVNVIGIQRGEERLTAPEPGEVLRTGDRLVVAGAAHDVDGLCGGGDVCHRPVGV